One window of Trifolium pratense cultivar HEN17-A07 linkage group LG5, ARS_RC_1.1, whole genome shotgun sequence genomic DNA carries:
- the LOC123884671 gene encoding RING-H2 finger protein ATL3-like: MGATAISGTSDTLGESNAIELTGKIMVVAIIFLFMVVMFVLILHLYAKWFWWRFEERTVPQPQNRRRRRRRFVFAPGQDPVVYGTHQIGLEASILKSLPVLVFKPEDFKDGLECAVCLCDIVEGEKTRLLPKCNHGFHLDCIDMWFQSHSTCPLCRNLVSVESSNGEEKEMNVLVSSENGENLSPMNGLESSNFPTNVLVWGNHQTQVNSFSVCLDEGSSQQQSYSTSSSSSCSLDGENVNNSRCNGNGMLVIDIPQNEFSSSSLSSFDSRCVEDEMKSPMSSRLRSFKRLLSRDKKLSPSSPSSMDVEQGSS; the protein is encoded by the coding sequence atgggtGCAACTGCAATATCAGGAACAAGTGATACATTGGGTGAATCTAATGCAATTGAATTAACAGGAAAAATCATGGTGGTAGCTATAATTTTTCTGTTCATGGTTGTTATGTTTGTTCTAATACTTCATCTTTATGCTAAGTGGTTTTGGTGGCGTTTTGAGGAAAGAACTGTTCCTCAACCACAAAACCGCCGCCGTCGTCGACGGCGGTTTGTTTTTGCTCCTGGTCAAGATCCTGTTGTCTATGGAACTCACCAAATTGGTCTTGAAGCTTCAATTCTTAAATCTTTGCCTGTTTTGGTTTTCAAACCTGAAGATTTCAAAGATGGTTTAGAATGTGCTGTTTGTCTTTGTGATATTGTTGAAGGAGAAAAAACAAGACTTTTACCAAAATGCAATCATGGGTTTCATTTAGATTGTATTGATATGTGGTTTCAATCTCATTCTACTTGTCCTCTTTGTAGGAATTTAGTTTCTGTTGAATCCTCAAATGGTGAAGAGAAAGAGATGAATGTGTTAGTTTCATCAGAAAATGGTGAAAATTTGAGTCCTATGAATGGTTTAGAGTCTTCAAATTTTCCTACAAATGTTTTGGTTTGGGGGAATCATCAAACACAAGTTAATTCTTTTAGTGTTTGTTTGGATGAAGGAAGTTCTCAACAACAATCTtattcaacatcatcatcatcatcatgttcTTTAGATGGTGAAAATGTTAACAATAGTAGATGTAATGGAAATGGAATGTTGGTGATTGATATACCACAAAATGAGTTTAGTTCTTCCTCTTTGTCATCTTTTGATAGTAGATGTGTTGAAGATGAAATGAAATCACCAATGTCATCAAGGTTGAGATCATTTAAGAGGCTTTTAAGTAGGGACAAAAAGTTAAGTCCTTCAAGTCCTAGTTCTATGGATGTTGAACAAGGCTCGAGCTAG